From a region of the Haematobia irritans isolate KBUSLIRL chromosome 4, ASM5000362v1, whole genome shotgun sequence genome:
- the LOC142236222 gene encoding uncharacterized protein LOC142236222 translates to MDSISSGSSGCIISTPSNLINEPYNNDDSNVSPLLRPLAENVISGDAIISGYSTSSKLINEPNNNGGSSVTLSQREESTKNSINIKTTTILMSGFKFPSQKNINKKFCSKFPVGDINEIEKCCNDNKNISETNLWSSLIRLVQFEWLEYESKLNFLRKNANILKDQDVLGEERELFPAKRQLPKQKTRTTFPQEREVNEGEIIQRTIKKYSSLKELKRKLSDRSKLQKTKRQIIKPTSSEFPVRPKKSTSRFPCVDVVEGEHLKVESRKPEKCIDMQIYDLNKMLESFRTTSRAKRILKIQRFPLDLSKQRKISINRFPFLTKMEIINCIELTEQDEQFPQKIVQTFQNINFKASSDAQNLDTLDNIMEKEYQGNEKGSVERQLKVFGKMLKSCRKSTELEKSIQASLKNQNKENQLSEVMGKYNLRDNLKTKRVLNMSDLRQYKRLYCHLKRQTEVQNEKRDNSGEILRISNASTVRRISKCSNLRKLLKKPRHEKNLYLNERRYFLQVWPTYAEMYEKRTNRLKSFIKASLKNKQNGKALTKFSFNNFEEQIKDQQELKTVPLRGDNTFLTGFIHSTMPLQKFNQQQKSKELTFLETEKRNFTTLTNLENYPQTNFSYDLEKSMINRVSDFKTQFKPVELEKFPLTLRKNNNNFPFENISHKISYKLQLQEIHHLYELKKISQSLQTVILRSGLLKCKHVKLTKFPLRESLVKKFYRKFPYERDIVKSYNENELDATRHPYTIDLNEWKILVNSLNTNKQHSNNVNIGKSTFMANMSTMTQKYWQQQRQHHIYGQNTKNYNEQHALSQVQYSPKFHAKICREQKMNEGIIEYDAFIPQMTIAKETKNTLIYSPTTSTKEVERHFSENFEKMPMSHHDAVINIRDERICNNEEDIDEFGLSAYSIGNFWVNHHHHQQMSTCGYYGHAPDAYEETAGILRASTPSMSSGTTSVQNTKRIGAATHHRHRQRHDHDLDDLCNPQVAHTVECSDVRDTFALTVVGSGNFNRTGSLLVKHDSTSSSPTVLNNLHEHQQITSTPVSPVNTSYWSCLSSLQAARPQEFSNLRGYHKGLTSLDKSLPVPKLSVLDLYESNCNVCARPEIDGNQPASIIPQEQEDSVLTEYSKAYESELDDLEFGEIHEYFEDYGLNDEMKIEMKSNRNSSSSAGRAAGSSSGRPTTPSSASSLRSAVDSRLIGKYDTSAYSQYPCSNKSAAIADTKSLTKPPTDRLSQSSAIRRPSNDSNASSNSISGRSTPNSRKYSNDSTRSQTSHRSSMDSTGSAKSLTHRSTTSEKSSNDGLSIHKSGTNSATSKYPSYDTSSTHRSSVAQRYPNDSSVASTQASNSHRSSGAPPLKYLRSSTSLLSMDAPSYLPTPTVGESPISNNRGLSLDTPTERSRLRRQRKLHSQGSQDEEEDPVKRLERLRARITASLSEVKDVLKSYKSMDAEDENDVSYHSNRPKESMAREATPYTRGLPSLSASQSRESISLAKESSSLSRESLPLTRDSSPLTRESSCLSSDSTKEETKSGPVTFRFVKKIRRRSFYDEGQEEDPHETERKEQSQSESKEVNLTHPEELIPLNETPMSGQDEVDKSKPHNNDGSQPSITIEDCEKSSQKTFQQSIESSPKISRESSPLSEKSSRSLSPQIVNQSEVKRDSSLSLSSDGNISPDFSRKNYITCNTTAKPRANKQKSEIQENVNKTNIKTDKASVDEKKVKQNIKICENKNEICKQIIDIEQTQTTKSPAGALESNKTSSKRLSLTHSGEITQTKSEADERNTESSTQKLTLATSVESSSFDQSNKSLPKESSPHRTPLRSTNEKLSPTQQNRISTANETLAQRDSSTHQIAFSTQTPPALSNSAATCKDHSPPKISAPQNSVESRKSPSAQLVPLENVVSSKALQSEKPLEIALSKIEEYSSTKTAPLTIVEGFGNEKINKKDLLIAGNESLLDRDRENKEVSPKPSSSSTKTTTNQESSILPILDKDKKSSSPCEQKKTSINTKVEDEKDVLNELPLSKKKTVSKSKESSGTIRRASLAAVEGSQIKPPVQLATPAPVQRRPSDSEAIIKKKLITTKTKISGTIAEVTPKPKMLKPKKSSSATKKTLDANADQKPIIKDTQQHQLASETIPVVENNANLNQSMTTSSSLSSTGEEARNKDATLPNDQMPMVSTKQMSHDIIGQKPDILLPIQSQIVHPHPQLSKIDEAVKSPPIDACSQSTTLQITTTKRATNDQTATATKNIKSNQFDNAVASMLEENVTTPLVSPSKASERDGSNSILAATVPPENLPNLLQEAGGIVKQAEAKISTKSSQTTDTPKTTPSSKKLNEPRDSCTSSTSLNEPQVVKTSDIAAVTTDTSNAKTLVVSSTTAKEPSISIDATLKTIALDLAATPPHQLPIPPASSAPVTTSSVATTSLAAIEHLTSTVTKSPLSEKEQTSPTIGGDGAHTKTNSSPQISISPPQEATEDTVTKPLAGAAISEASAVSSTFIPDKELSAVVVSLDEGKTQTENMPELKQAPAPVQTAEIPTETNDKPKKIIIIKKIVRQTSVDKSKKPEANDSKIKEAVLSPKEESASDIPATDTEDGSKDDKHVTLEADTASSIPPSEGGEESSTDAAAGLPPKPIKVRKVKNKVIIKRQKRKLSIGDTFFLPNSSNEDTTPPEVETLEKAISYVTDTEEEDHEEETPKVEEEKKPLKSCINKKEYNIGDEVLYADRWRRNQIRWKRGRVKEQITSISYLIEIDGKDVSSHINYLKKYTGRKVNFGGKEYLEIDYEQLAEEEERAERVQRRSFSIWNMVLKLNIFKRCLKPKKDVKTLSTNLAFNYSLKIMIL, encoded by the exons ATGGATTCCATCAGCAGCGGTAGTAGTGGTTGTATTATTTCAACGCCATCGAACCTAATCAATGAGCCATACAATAATGATGATTCAAATGTTTCTCCATTATTAAGACCATTGGCTGAGAACGTCATTAGCGGGGATGCCATCATTAGCGGCTATTCAACGTCATCGAAGCTAATCAATGAGCCAAATAATAATGGTGGCTCATCTGTCACTCTCAGCCAAAGAGAGGAAAGTACGAAAAACTCGATCAATATTAAAACCACTACCATATTAATGTCTGGATTTAAATTTCCcagtcaaaaaaatattaataaaaaattttgttcgaaaTTTCCCGTTGGTGATATAAATGAAATCGAAAAATGCTGCAACGATAATAAAAACATATCAGAGACAAATTTATGGAGTTCATTGATAAGGCTTGTACAGTTCGAATGGTTGGAATATGAAAGTAAActgaattttcttagaaaaaatgcCAATATTCTCAAGGATCAAGATGTTTTAGGAGAGGAGAGGGAATTGTTTCCAGCTAAAAGGCAACTACCAAAACAGAAAACAAGAACAACATTTCCTCAAGAGAGAGAAGTAAACGAAGGAGAGATTATCCAAAGAACAATAAAAAAGTACTCTAGTTTAAAAGAGCTTAAGAGAAAGCTGTCCGACAGGTCTAAATTACAGAAGACTAAGAGGCAAATCATAAAACCAACTAGTTCCGAATTTCCTGTAAGACCTAAAAAGTCTACAAGTAGATTTCCTTGTGTCGATGTTGTGGAAGGAGAACATTTGAAAGTAGAGAGCCGAAAGCCTGAAAAATGTATAGATATGCAAATTTATgatttgaataaaatgttggagtCCTTCAGAACAACTTCCAGAGCTAAAAGAATTCTTAAAATACAAAGATTTCCCTTGGACTtatcaaaacaaagaaaaatttcaataaatcgtTTTCCATTTTTAACGAAGATGGAAATTATTAATTGCATTGAGCTTACTGAACAAGATGAGCagtttcctcaaaaaattgtgcaaacttttcaaaatataaattttaaagcaTCATCTGATGCTCAAAACTTGGATACTTTGGATAATATAATGGAAAAAG AATATCAGGGAAATGAAAAAGGATCAGTTGAAAGACAACTAAAGGTTTTCGGAAAGATGTTGAAATCCTGCAGAAAATCTACAGAactcgaaaaatccatccaagcttctttaaaaaatcaaaataaggaaAATCAATTGTCAGAAGTTATGGGAAAATACAATCTAAGGGATAACTTGAAGACGAAGAGAGTTTTAAATATGTCAGATCTAAGGCAATATAAAAGATTATACTGCCATTTGAAACGACAGACTGAAGTACAAAATGAAAAACGGGATAATTCGGGGGAAATTCTTAGAATATCCAATGCGTCAACTGTACGAAGAATttcaaaatgttcaaatttaagaaaacttcttAAGAAACCCAGACACGAAAAGAATCTTTATTTAAACGAAAGAAGGTATTTTTTACAGGTATGGCCAACATATGCAGAAATGTATGAAAAAAGGACAAATCGACTTAAATCCTTTATAAAAgcatcattaaaaaataaacaaaatggaaaggctttaacaaaattctcctttaataattttgaagagCAGATCAAAGATCAGCAAGAATTGAAGACTGTTCCCTTAAGAGGGGATAACACTTTTCTAACTGGTTTCATTCATTCTACAATGCCCTTACAAAAATTCAACCAGCAACAAAAGTCAAAAGAACTTACGTTTTTGGAGAcagagaaaagaaattttactactttaacaaatttggaaaattatccTCAAACAAATTTCTCATATGACCTAGAAAAGTCGATGATAAATCGAGTAAGTGATTTCAAAACTCAATTTAAACCAGtggaattggaaaaatttcccttGACTCTGCGtaagaataataataatttcccttttgaaaatatatcccataaaatttcttacaaattaCAACTCCAAGAAATTCACCATTTATATGAGTTAAAGAAAATATCCCAGTCTTTACAAACTGTTATACTGCGTTCAGGTTTGTTAAAATGCAAGCatgtaaaattaacaaaatttcccttgAGGGAAAgtttagtaaagaaattttatcgaaaattcccATATGAGAGAGACATAGTAAAATCCTACAATGAAAACGAATTAGATGCTACACGCCATCCATATACCATTGATTTGAATGAATGGAAAATCTTGGTGAATTCTTTGAATACCAACAAACAACATTCGAATAATGTAAACATTGGCAAATCGACATTTATGGCAAATATGTCGACCATGACGCAAAAGTATTGGCAACAACAACGGCAACATCAtatttatggccaaaatactaaAAATTATAATGAACAACATGCGTTGTCTCAAGTTCAATATTCACCAAAATTTCATGCGAAAATTTGTCGAGAGCAAAAAATGAACGAGGGAATCATAGAATATGACGCCTTCATCCCACAAATGACCATTGCTAAGGAGACTAAAAATACTCTCATCTATTCGCCTACAACATCTACAAAGGAAGTCGAACGACATTTTTcggagaattttgagaaaatgccaATGTCTCACCATGATGCCGTTATTAATATTCGAGATGAGCGGATTTGCAATAACGAAGAAGACATCGATGAGTTTGGGCTCTCTGCCTatagtataggaaatttttgggtaaatcatcatcatcatcagcaaatGTCGACATGCGGGTACTATGGTCATGCCCCTGATGCTTATGAGGAAACAGCAGGCATATTACGCGCCTCAACGCCCTCAATGAGCTCAGGCACAACAAGTGTTCAAAATACCAAGAGAATTGGAGCGGCAACACACCATCGCCATCGCCAACGCCATGATCATGATCTTGATGATCTCTGCAATCCGCAGGTTGCCCATACTGTGGAATGCTCAGATGTACGTGATACGTTCGCCTTAACGGTTGTCGGTAGTGGAAATTTCAATAGAACGGGTAGTTTGTTAGTTAAACACGATAGCACCTCTTCATCCCCGACGGTCCTCAATAATCTTCACGAACACCAACAAATAACGTCGACGCCTGTGTCTCCGGTTAACACGTCGTACTGGTCGTGTTTATCTTCGTTACAAGCCGCTAGACCCCAAGAGTTTTCAAATCTTAGGGGGTATCATAAAGGCCTTACGTCACTCGATAAATCGTTGCCAGTGCCAAAATTGTCCGTGCTCGATTTGTATGAGTCCAATTGCAATGTATGCGCTCGTCCGGAAATTGATGGAAATCAGCCAGCCAGCATAATTCCCCAAGAACAAGAAGATAGTGTTTTGACGGAATATTCGAAGGCGTATGAAAGTGAATTAGATGATTTAGAATTTGGGGAAATACATGAATATTTTGAAGATTACGGGTTAAACGATGAAATGAAGATCGAAATGAAAAGTAATAGAAATAGTAGTAGTAGTGCTGGTCGAGCTGCAGGATCATCCTCTGGCCGACCCACAACACCTTCTTCCGCTTCATCTCTTCGTAGTGCGGTGGACTCTCGATTAATCGGTAAATATGACACATCAGCTTATTCACAATATCCCTGTTCCAATAAATCGGCGGCCATAGCGGATACCAAAAGCTTAACCAAACCTCCAACTGATCGTTTATCACAAAGTAGCGCCATAAGGAGACCGTCCAATGATAGCAATGCATCTTCAAATTCTATATCTGGTCGTTCTACACCGAACTCAAGAAAATACTCAAACGATAGTACTCGATCCCAAACATCCCATCGATCATCAATGGATAGTACGGGATCCGCTAAATCGTTAACACATCGTTCTACCACATCAGAAAAGTCCTCTAATGATGGCTTATCCATCCACAAGTCTGGAACGAATTCAGCAACTTCCAAATATCCTTCTTATGATACTTCTTCAACTCATCGTTCATCGGTAGCTCAAAGATATCCGAATGATTCATCGGTCGCAAGCACACAAGCATCGAATAGTCATCGTAGTTCAGGAGCTCCTCCTTTGAAATACTTACGTTCTTCGACTTCATTGCTCTCAATGGATGCGCCTAGCTATCTTCCCACACCCACAGTAGGAGAATccccaatatccaataatagggGCTTATCCTTGGATACACCTACAGAACGATCACGTTTACGACGTCAAAGAAAATTACATTCACAAGGATCCCAAGATGAAGAAGAGGATCCCGTGAAGCGTTTAGAGCGTTTAAGGGCTCGCATAACAGCTTCTCTTAGTGAAGTTAAGGATGTCCTTAAAAGTTACAAAAGTATGGATGCCGAAGACGAAAATGATGTATCATATCACAGCAATAGGCCAAAAGAGTCCATGGCTAGAGAAGCGACACCATATACCAGAGGATTACCAAGTCTTTCAGCATCTCAGAGTAGAGAATCAATATCTTTGGCTAAAGAATCATCATCACTTAGTAGAGAGTCGTTACCTCTAACTAGAGATTCATCGCCTTTGACTCGAGAGTCGTCATGCCTGTCTAGTGACTCAACTAAAGAGGAAACAAAATCTGGGCCGGTTACTTTTAGATTTGTCAAAAAGATTCGTAGACGTAGTTTCTATGACGAGGGCCAGGAAGAAGATCCACATGAAACCGAGAGGAAGGAACAAAGCCAAAGCGAAAGCAAAGAAGTGAATTTAACTCATCCTGAGGAGTTAATCCCTTTGAATGAAACTCCCATGAGTGGGCAGGATGAAGTGGATAAAAGTAAACCTCACAATAATGATGGTTCCCAACCTTCAATTACAATTGAGGATTGTGAGAAATCATCCCAAAAGACATTTCAGCAATCAATAGAGTCAAGTCCCAAGATTTCTCGAGAGTCATCTCCTCTGTCTGAAAAGAGTTCTCGCAGTTTATCACCTCAAATAGTGAATCAAAGTGAAGTGAAAAGAGATTCTTCTCTATCTTTATCATCCGATGGGAACATTTCTCCCGACTTCTcccgaaaaaattatattacgtGTAATACAACTGCAAAACCACGGGCAAATAAACAGAAAAGTgaaatacaagaaaatgtaaataaaacaaacataaaaactGATAAAGCAAGTGTTGACGAAAAGAAAGttaaacaaaacataaaaatatgtgaaaataaaaatgaaatatgtaaACAAATAATAGACATTGAACAAACACAGACTACTAAATCCCCAGCAGGTGCTTTGGAATCTAATAAAACTTCCTCTAAACGTTTATCTTTAACACACTCTGGTGAAATAACCCAAACCAAATCTGAAGCAGATGAAAGGAATACGGAATCTTCTACACAGAAATTAACCTTAGCCACCAGTGTTGAATCTTCATCCTTCGACCAAAGTAACAAATCTCTTCCCAAAGAATCCTCACCCCATAGAACTCCATTAAGAAGTACCAATGAAAAGCTTTCTCCCACACAACAAAACAGAATCTCCACTGCAAATGAAACATTAGCCCAAAGAGATTCTTCAACACATCAAATAGCTTTTTCAACACAAACACCTCCCGCACTATCAAACTCTGCAGCCACGTGCAAAGATCACTCGCCTCCGAAAATTTCTGCCCCACAAAACTCTGTAGAATCCCGTAAATCTCCTTCAGCACAATTAGTTCCTCTAGAAAATGTAGTTTCTTCCAAAGCACTCCAAAGTGAAAAGCCATTGGAAATTGCCTTATCTAAAATTGAGGAATATTCATCAACCAAAACGGCTCCTTTAACTATAGTTGAAGGTTTTGGAAAtgagaaaatcaacaaaaaagatCTTTTGATAGCCGGCAATGAATCTCTGCTTGATAGAGATCGTGAAAACAAAGAAGTATCTCCCAAACCTTCATCTTCTTCAACAAAGACAACTACAAATCAAGAAAGTTCTATTTTACCAATATTAGACAAAGATAAAAAATCTAGTAGTCCCTGtgaacaaaagaaaacttcaatcAATACTAAAGTAGAAGATGAAAAAGATGTACTCAATGAATTACCATTATCCAAGAAAAAAACTGTATCCAAATCGAAAGAATCTTCTGGAACTATAAGACGAGCTTCTTTGGCAGCTGTAGAAGGATCGCAAATAAAACCACCTGTACAATTGGCCACACCCGCTCCCGTACAAAGAAGACCCTCTGATTCCGAGGccattataaaaaagaaattaatcacTACGAAAACTAAAATATCCGGTACGATAGCGGAAGTGACGCCAAAACCCAAAATGTTAAAACCTAAAAAGTCATCTTCTGCAACTAAGAAAACTCTTGATGCTAATGCTGACCAGAAGCCAATAATAAAAGATACGCAGCAACATCAATTGGCATCCGAAACTATCCCAGTCGTTGAGAATAATGCGAACCTTAATCAATCAATGACAACGTCGTCATCATTATCGTCCACTGGGGAGGAGGCCAGAAACAAGGATGCAACATTGCCAAATGATCAAATGCCAATGGTTTCGACGAAACAAATGTCGCACGATATTATTGGCCAAAAACCTGATATTTTACTGCCAATACAATCACAAATCGTACACCCTCACCCGCAACTATCCAAGATCGATGAGGCAGTAAAGTCACCCCCAATAGATGCCTGCAGCCAGAGTACGACATTACAGATTACTACCACCAAGCGGGCGACAAATGATCAAACCGCGACAGCTACAAAGAATATCAAATCGAATCAATTCGATAATGCTGTTGCCAGCATGTTAGAAGAGAATGTAACAACGCCGTTGGTAAGTCCATCAAAAGCCAGCGAAAGAGACGGTTCAAATTCTATATTGGCGGCGACTGTACCcccagaaaatttgccaaatctaTTGCAGGAGGCGGGTGGCATAGTGAAGCAAGCAGAAGCCAAAATTTCCACTAAGTCCTCACAAACAACAGATACTCCGAAAACAACTCCTTCCAGCAAGAAGCTTAACGAGCCAAGAGACAGTTGTACCAGTAGTACTAGTCTCAATGAGCCACAGGTGGTCAAAACATCAGACATAGCTGCTGTTACAACTGACACCTCCAATGCCAAAACTTTAGTGGTCTCGTCGACTACAGCGAAAGAaccttcaatttctatagatgcTACATTGAAAACAATAGCCTTAGATTTAGCGGCAACACCCCCACATCAATTGCCTATACCACCAGCATCTAGTGCCCCAGTGACCACGTCATCTGTGGCGACGACATCACTTGCTGCTATTGAACACTTAACGTCAACTGTTACAAAATCACCATTATCGGAGAAAGAGCAAACATCACCAACGATTGGCGGTGACGGGGCCCATACAAAAACCAATAGCTCTCCACAAATTTCCATTAGTCCACCACAAGAAGCCACAGAAGACACAGTCACCAAACCCTTAGCTGGTGCAGCCATATCTGAAGCATCTGCAGTTTCTTCTACTTTCATCCCTGACAAGGAACTCTCAGCAGTTGTAGTAAGCTTAGACGAAGGGAAGACTCAGACAGAAAACATGCCTGAATTGAAGCAGGCTCCGGCCCCGGTCCAAACCGCTGAAATTCCCACGGAGACAAATGATAAGCCAAAGAAAATAATTATCATCAAGAAAATAGTAAGACAGACATCCGTAGACAAAAGTAAAAAGCCAGAGGCAAATGATTCAAAGATCAAAGAAGCTGTACTCTCTCCTAAGGAGGAGTCTGCATCAGATATCCCTGCTACAGATACAGAAGATGGATCAAAAGATGATAAACATGTGACCTTAGAAGCAGATACCGCCTCTAGTATTCCCCCCAGTGAAGGTGGTGAAGAATCCTCAACGGATGCTGCTGCTGGTCTTCCACCAAAACCCATAAAAGTTCGTAAAGTTAAAAATAAGGTTATCATTAAGCGTCAGAAACGCAAACTCTCCATAGGCGATACAtttttccttccaaattcctccAATGAGGATACAACCCCCCCAGAAGTCGAAACTCTTGAGAAGGCTATTTCCTACGTTACCGATACCGAAGAGGAGGATCATGAAGAAGAAACACCTAAAGTTGAAGAAGAAAAGAAACCCCTGAAATCCTGCATTAACAAAAAGGAATACAATATCGGTGATGAGGTCCTGTACGCCGATCGTTGGCGTAGGAATCAAATTCGTTGGAAACGTGGCCGTGTCAAGGAGCAAATCACCAGTATTTCATACTTAATTGAAATCGATGGCAAGGATGTTTCATCGCACatcaactatttgaaaaaatacaCCGGACGTAAGGTAAATTTCGGTGGCAAGGAGTACTTGGAAATTGACTATGAGCAATTGGCTGAAGAGGAAGAAAGGGCGGAAAGAGTTCAGAGGCGTTCCTTTAGCATATGGAATATGGT attaaaactaaatatttttaagaGATGCCTTAAACCTAAAAAGGATGTTAAAACGCTATCCACTAACCTGGCCTTTAattattctttaaaaataatgatattataa